One Ricinus communis isolate WT05 ecotype wild-type chromosome 1, ASM1957865v1, whole genome shotgun sequence DNA window includes the following coding sequences:
- the LOC8285867 gene encoding GDSL esterase/lipase At1g54790 translates to MVLEVYALRMLTLIFTFMPAVSPSNFSYPAVFNFGDSNSDTGGLVAGVAFPVGPPNGQTHFQEPAGRFCDGRLIIDFLMDAMDHSFLSPYLDSVGAPNFHMGCNFATGGSSILPANKSSRFPFSFGTQVSQFIHFKARVLELIAKDRKLRKYLPLEQHFKDGLYTFDVGQNDLDGAFSSKPEDQVLAFIPNILSEFETGVEGLYSQGARNFWIHNTGPLGCLPRIIATFGKNASKLDQFGCVNSHNHAATVFNTQLQSLCTKLRAQYSDATVTCVDIFSIKLNLISNFSQYGFEQSLAACCGYGGPPLNFDSRIACGETKTLNGSTVTASPCNNTAKYVNWDGNHYTEAANKYVSEQILAGNYSDPPLSVIRQVNVESKFINYKMLY, encoded by the exons ATGGTTCTTGAAGTCTATGCATTGCGAATGTTAACCTTAATTTTCACATTCATGCCTGCTGTTAGTCCCTCAAATTTCAGCTATCCTGCAGTTTTCAACTTTGGTGATTCAAATTCAGACACGGGTGGTCTGGTTGCAGGAGTTGCCTTTCCTGTGGGACCTCCTAACGGACAAACTCACTTCCAGGAACCTGCTGGCAGGTTTTGTGACGGCCGCTTGATTATTGATTTTCTCA TGGATGCAATGGACCATTCATTTTTGAGTCCATATCTGGATTCTGTAGGTGCGCCTAATTTCCACATGGGGTGCAACTTCGCAACCGGAGGTTCTAGTATACTTCCAGCAAATAAAAGTTCAAGATTTCCATTTTCATTTGGAACTCAGGTGTCTCAGTTTATCCACTTCAAGGCTCGAGTTCTTGAATTAATTGCAAAAG ATAGGAAACTTCGGAAGTATCTCCCTCTTGAACAACATTTCAAGGACGGCCTTTACACGTTTGATGTGGGTCAGAATGATCTTGATGGAGCATTCTCTTCGAAACCAGAGGACCAAGTTCTAGCTTTTATTCCAAACATATTGTCAGAATTTGAGACTGGAGTTGAG GGACTGTACAGCCAAGGCGCCAGGAATTTCTGGATTCACAACACAGGACCCCTCGGTTGCTTACCCAGAATCATTGCAACATTTGGGAAGAACGCGTCAAAGCTCGACCAATTTGGATGTGTTAATTCTCACAACCATGCAGCAACTGTTTTCAACACACAGTTGCAGAGTCTTTGTACAAAGTTGCGAGCACAATATTCTGATGCTACTGTCACTTGTGTGGATATTTTCTCAATAAAATTGAACCTCATCTCGAACTTCTCTCAGTATG GTTTCGAACAGTCTTTAGCAGCTTGTTGCGGATATGGTGGACCGCCATTAAATTTTGACAGTAGGATTGCTTGTGGTGAAACCAAGACTTTAAATGGCAGCACAGTGACGGCAAGTCCTTGTAACAATACTGCTAAATATGTGAATTGGGATGGAAACCATTATACTGAAGCAGCAAACAAATACGTTTCAGAACAAATACTAGCAGGAAATTACTCTGACCCACCTCTATCAGTAATCAGACAAGTTAATGTCGAATCAAAGTTCATTAACTACAAAATGCTGTATTAG